In a single window of the Raphanus sativus cultivar WK10039 chromosome 9, ASM80110v3, whole genome shotgun sequence genome:
- the LOC108824182 gene encoding uncharacterized protein LOC108824182 isoform X1 gives MKSLERLVSDKASKLGNSFPCQICVVGFLCGICLTSLFLAALTSLGTFELNSFSFSSVFPPCNSTYQVTDMGADRKLKWKNNSGTEDENDGDQVKLLVSAWDNKLLNNEEYFKKLGMNKSDVPNAPHLENCEERTRDRERLDTQIANQTFPSWINGGDEENYPLTRRVQRDIWYHQHPSDCQNKTLKFLVADWETLPGFGIGAQIAGMTGLLAIAINENRVLVANYYNRADHDGCKGSSRGSWSCYFLPETSKECRKRALEVMKKREAWESGIITGKQNYSSKEIWSGRVPKRWGQPWSYMKATTEINGTLISSHRKMDRRWWRAQAVRYLMRFQTEYTCGLMNAARHSAFGKEAAEIVLSSEDWRKNKKKEESRSEIEEVWSNHKPWVPRPMLSVHVRMGDKACEMRVAALEEYMHLAGRIRARFPELNRIWLSTEMKEVVKRSKDYGQWRFYYTEVERQVGNTSMADYEGSLGREMSTNYPLVNFLMASEADFFVGALGSTWCFLIDGMRNTGGKVMSGYLSVNKDRFW, from the exons ATGAAGTCATTAGAGAGACTGGTTTCAGATAAAGCATCAAAGCTTGGAAACTCATTTCCATGTCAAATCTGTGTGGTTGGGTTTCTCTGTGGAATCTGTCTCACCTCACTCTTCTTAGCTGCTCTCACTTCCCTTGGCACCTTTGAGCTCAattccttctccttctcctctgtTTTTCCTCCTTGCAATTCAACGTATCAAGTCACCG ATATGGGTGCAGACAGGAAACTGAAATGGAAGAACAATAGTGGGACAGAAGATGAAAATGATGGTGATCAGGTGAAACTTTTGGTCTCTGCTTGGGACAACAAATTACTAAACAATGAAGAATACTTCAAGAAACTAGGAATGAATAAATCTGATGTCCCAAACGCTCCACATTTGGAGAATTGTGAGGAGAGGACACGAGATAGGGAGCGTTTGGACACACAAATAGCAAATCAGACATTTCCTTCTTGG ATCAATGGAGGAGATGAAGAGAATTATCCATTAACAAGGAGAGTCCAAAGAGATATATGGTATCATCAGCATCCTTCGGACTGTCAAAACAAGACTCTCAAGTTCCTTGTAGCTGACTGGGAAACACTTCCTGGCTTTGGAATAGGAGCTCAGATAGCTGGAATGACTGGTCTTCTCGCAATAGCTATAAATGAAAACCGAGTTCTTGTTGCAAACTACTATAACCGAGCTGATCATGATGGTTGCAAAG GTTCTTCTCGGGGAAGCTGGTCTTGTTATTTTCTACCGGAAACATCTAAAGAATGTAGAAAACGTGCGTTGGAAGTaatgaagaagagagaagcGTGGGAGAGTGGGATTATTACAGGGAAACAAAACTACAGCAGCAAGGAGATTTGGTCAGGGCGTGTACCAAAGCGTTGGGGTCAGCCTTGGAGTTATATGAAGGCTACCACAGAGATCAACGGGACTTTGATCTCAAGTCACAGGAAAATGGATAGGAGATGGTGGAGAGCACAGGCGGTGAGATACTTGATGAGGTTTCAAACTGAATATACTTGCGGTTTGATGAACGCTGCTAGACATTCCGCGTTTGGAAAAGAAGCTGCTGAGATTGTTCTCTCTTCAGAAGACTggagaaagaacaagaagaaggaggagaGTAGGTCAGAGATTGAAGAAGTGTGGTCTAATCACAAGCCGTGGGTCCCAAGGCCAATGCTGAGCGTGCATGTACGAATGGGAGACAAAGCATGCGAGATGAGAGTTGCTGCTTTAGAAGAGTACATGCATTTAGCTGGTCGGATCAGAGCTAGGTTTCCGGAGCTCAACAGGATTTGGCTATCTACGGAGATGAAGGAGGTTGTGAAGAGAAGTAAAGATTATGGTCAGTGGAGATTCTATTACAcggaagtggagagacaagttGGTAATACATCAATGGCTGACTATGAAGGTAGTCTTGGGAGAGAGATGAGCACTAACTATCCTCTTGTTAACTTCTTGATGGCATCAGAAGCTGATTTCTTCGTTGGAGCATTGGGTTCCACTTGGTGTTTCCTCATTGATGGTATGAGGAATACCGGTGGTAAGGTAATGTCCGGTTATCTCAGTGTCAATAAAGACCGGTTCTGGTAA
- the LOC108824182 gene encoding uncharacterized protein LOC108824182 isoform X2: protein MGADRKLKWKNNSGTEDENDGDQVKLLVSAWDNKLLNNEEYFKKLGMNKSDVPNAPHLENCEERTRDRERLDTQIANQTFPSWINGGDEENYPLTRRVQRDIWYHQHPSDCQNKTLKFLVADWETLPGFGIGAQIAGMTGLLAIAINENRVLVANYYNRADHDGCKGSSRGSWSCYFLPETSKECRKRALEVMKKREAWESGIITGKQNYSSKEIWSGRVPKRWGQPWSYMKATTEINGTLISSHRKMDRRWWRAQAVRYLMRFQTEYTCGLMNAARHSAFGKEAAEIVLSSEDWRKNKKKEESRSEIEEVWSNHKPWVPRPMLSVHVRMGDKACEMRVAALEEYMHLAGRIRARFPELNRIWLSTEMKEVVKRSKDYGQWRFYYTEVERQVGNTSMADYEGSLGREMSTNYPLVNFLMASEADFFVGALGSTWCFLIDGMRNTGGKVMSGYLSVNKDRFW, encoded by the exons ATGGGTGCAGACAGGAAACTGAAATGGAAGAACAATAGTGGGACAGAAGATGAAAATGATGGTGATCAGGTGAAACTTTTGGTCTCTGCTTGGGACAACAAATTACTAAACAATGAAGAATACTTCAAGAAACTAGGAATGAATAAATCTGATGTCCCAAACGCTCCACATTTGGAGAATTGTGAGGAGAGGACACGAGATAGGGAGCGTTTGGACACACAAATAGCAAATCAGACATTTCCTTCTTGG ATCAATGGAGGAGATGAAGAGAATTATCCATTAACAAGGAGAGTCCAAAGAGATATATGGTATCATCAGCATCCTTCGGACTGTCAAAACAAGACTCTCAAGTTCCTTGTAGCTGACTGGGAAACACTTCCTGGCTTTGGAATAGGAGCTCAGATAGCTGGAATGACTGGTCTTCTCGCAATAGCTATAAATGAAAACCGAGTTCTTGTTGCAAACTACTATAACCGAGCTGATCATGATGGTTGCAAAG GTTCTTCTCGGGGAAGCTGGTCTTGTTATTTTCTACCGGAAACATCTAAAGAATGTAGAAAACGTGCGTTGGAAGTaatgaagaagagagaagcGTGGGAGAGTGGGATTATTACAGGGAAACAAAACTACAGCAGCAAGGAGATTTGGTCAGGGCGTGTACCAAAGCGTTGGGGTCAGCCTTGGAGTTATATGAAGGCTACCACAGAGATCAACGGGACTTTGATCTCAAGTCACAGGAAAATGGATAGGAGATGGTGGAGAGCACAGGCGGTGAGATACTTGATGAGGTTTCAAACTGAATATACTTGCGGTTTGATGAACGCTGCTAGACATTCCGCGTTTGGAAAAGAAGCTGCTGAGATTGTTCTCTCTTCAGAAGACTggagaaagaacaagaagaaggaggagaGTAGGTCAGAGATTGAAGAAGTGTGGTCTAATCACAAGCCGTGGGTCCCAAGGCCAATGCTGAGCGTGCATGTACGAATGGGAGACAAAGCATGCGAGATGAGAGTTGCTGCTTTAGAAGAGTACATGCATTTAGCTGGTCGGATCAGAGCTAGGTTTCCGGAGCTCAACAGGATTTGGCTATCTACGGAGATGAAGGAGGTTGTGAAGAGAAGTAAAGATTATGGTCAGTGGAGATTCTATTACAcggaagtggagagacaagttGGTAATACATCAATGGCTGACTATGAAGGTAGTCTTGGGAGAGAGATGAGCACTAACTATCCTCTTGTTAACTTCTTGATGGCATCAGAAGCTGATTTCTTCGTTGGAGCATTGGGTTCCACTTGGTGTTTCCTCATTGATGGTATGAGGAATACCGGTGGTAAGGTAATGTCCGGTTATCTCAGTGTCAATAAAGACCGGTTCTGGTAA